A single window of Pseudarthrobacter psychrotolerans DNA harbors:
- a CDS encoding Tat pathway signal protein, whose amino-acid sequence MDPEKDQGNGPDKDPAKDQGAPKPPPWKVPKPELRPELLNEPLPTVDPFARDRERQAHDAAARKKRSQRRTVVVGLGVTALLAGTITAVVASNQDEADYAQVCFNDETGERVDDTQCNSSAGRSGALYAWYFYSRGASVPGVGQNRSSYPNYTSTIPSGAKASTGYSTKGGTVSRGGFGSSSKGGSTGG is encoded by the coding sequence ATGGACCCGGAAAAGGACCAGGGCAACGGTCCGGACAAAGACCCGGCCAAGGACCAAGGCGCGCCGAAGCCGCCGCCCTGGAAGGTTCCCAAGCCGGAGCTGCGCCCTGAACTCCTGAATGAACCCCTTCCCACGGTTGATCCCTTCGCCCGGGACCGCGAGCGCCAGGCCCATGACGCCGCCGCCCGCAAGAAGCGTTCCCAGCGGCGCACTGTTGTGGTGGGGTTGGGGGTCACGGCCCTCCTCGCCGGCACAATCACCGCCGTCGTGGCCAGCAACCAGGACGAGGCCGACTACGCCCAGGTCTGCTTCAACGACGAAACCGGCGAGCGGGTAGACGATACCCAGTGCAACAGCTCCGCCGGCCGCAGCGGCGCACTCTACGCGTGGTACTTCTACTCCCGCGGCGCCAGCGTTCCCGGGGTGGGCCAGAACCGGTCCTCGTACCCGAACTACACCAGCACCATCCCCAGCGGCGCCAAGGCTTCCACCGGGTACAGCACCAAGGGCGGAACGGTCAGCAGGGGCGGCTTTGGCAGCAGCTCCAAAGGCGGAAGCACGGGGGGCTAG
- a CDS encoding glutathionylspermidine synthase family protein translates to MKRLLSEPRPDWKQKIEEQGLVFSTTTMPDGKKIEYWNEAAYYEFTMDEVETLEVTAEDMHKMCLEAAKFLATGAMGNIGIGPQALELAAESLQAADMDVYGRFDFIYDGQGGPAKMLEYNADTPTGLIEAAVAQWFWLQDVFPEKDQWNGIHEALIRQWKKMQYRTGMSTLHIAHSEAEESGEDWMTAGYMRDVASQAGWTTIGINMSDIGWDPNLNRFVDLDNFMISTMFKLYPWELMMKEPFGHRLLQRAHNPRWVEPAWKMLLSNKALLAALWHLYPGHPNLLPAYLNEPGFLKEWVAKPLHGREGDNIKIHAPGISLEQPGGYGREGWCYQQFHPLPDFDGNHPVLGLWVVDGESVGCGIRESDGPITDYFCRFVPNTIDAPAPLSAQALSSTSSKSSKAGIAL, encoded by the coding sequence GTGAAGCGGTTGTTATCGGAGCCCAGGCCTGACTGGAAGCAGAAGATCGAAGAGCAGGGCCTGGTCTTCTCCACCACCACCATGCCCGACGGCAAGAAGATCGAATACTGGAACGAGGCCGCCTACTACGAATTCACCATGGACGAGGTGGAGACCCTGGAGGTCACGGCCGAGGACATGCACAAGATGTGCCTGGAAGCAGCCAAGTTCCTGGCCACCGGTGCCATGGGGAACATCGGCATCGGTCCGCAGGCACTGGAGCTCGCGGCTGAGTCACTGCAGGCGGCGGACATGGATGTCTACGGTCGCTTCGACTTCATCTATGACGGCCAGGGCGGGCCCGCCAAGATGCTCGAATACAACGCAGACACCCCCACCGGCCTGATCGAGGCCGCCGTCGCGCAGTGGTTCTGGCTGCAGGACGTGTTCCCCGAAAAGGACCAGTGGAACGGCATCCACGAGGCCCTGATCCGGCAGTGGAAGAAAATGCAGTACCGCACCGGCATGAGCACCCTCCACATCGCCCATTCCGAGGCTGAGGAGTCCGGCGAGGACTGGATGACGGCCGGATACATGCGGGACGTGGCCAGCCAGGCGGGCTGGACCACCATCGGCATCAACATGTCCGACATCGGCTGGGATCCCAACCTGAACCGCTTTGTGGACCTGGACAACTTCATGATCAGCACCATGTTCAAGCTGTACCCGTGGGAGCTGATGATGAAGGAGCCGTTCGGGCACCGGCTGCTGCAGCGCGCACACAATCCCCGCTGGGTGGAGCCTGCCTGGAAGATGCTGCTCTCCAACAAGGCCTTGCTGGCCGCGCTGTGGCATCTCTACCCGGGGCACCCCAACCTGCTGCCCGCCTACCTCAACGAACCCGGATTCCTGAAGGAATGGGTGGCCAAGCCGCTGCACGGGCGCGAAGGCGACAACATCAAAATCCACGCTCCGGGCATCAGCCTGGAGCAGCCCGGCGGGTACGGCCGTGAGGGCTGGTGCTACCAGCAGTTCCACCCGCTGCCCGACTTCGACGGCAACCACCCCGTTCTTGGCCTCTGGGTGGTGGACGGCGAGTCCGTGGGCTGCGGGATCCGGGAATCGGATGGCCCCATCACCGACTACTTCTGCCGTTTTGTGCCCAACACCATCGACGCCCCGGCGCCGCTTTCAGCGCAGGCCCTGTCCAGCACATCCAGCAAATCAAGCAAGGCAGGTATCGCACTATGA
- a CDS encoding acyl-CoA dehydrogenase family protein, protein MSDADVTAEVPAAPDPSDILALDALLSADERALRQRIRDFTDQRIKPNIARWYDDAVFPLELAPELGELGVLGMHLDGYGCPGRSAVEYGLAAMELEAGDSGVRTFVSVQGSLAMTAIHKWGSEDQKQEWLPRMAAGEVIGCFALTEPTAGSDPSSMTTFARRDGTGDSAGWVLDGAKRWIGLASVAGVMVVWAKTDDGVRGFLVPAGTPGVTATPIAQKLSMRASIQCDVVFDAVRLGPEAMLPGALGLRGPFTCLNEARYGIVWGAMGAARDSYEAALAYSQDRLQFGKPLAGYQLTQEKLVNMLLEIQKGTMLAYYLGRLKDEKKLRPEQISLGKLNNVREAIKIAREARSILGGNGITLDYSPLRHAANLESVRTYEGTDEVHLLVLGQHITGLGAFR, encoded by the coding sequence ATGAGCGACGCTGACGTCACTGCCGAAGTACCCGCCGCACCGGACCCCTCGGACATCCTGGCCCTGGATGCGCTGCTGAGCGCTGACGAGCGTGCACTCCGTCAGCGGATCCGCGACTTCACCGACCAGCGGATCAAGCCAAACATCGCCCGCTGGTATGACGACGCCGTCTTTCCGCTGGAGCTCGCCCCGGAACTCGGCGAGCTGGGCGTCCTGGGGATGCACCTGGACGGGTACGGCTGCCCCGGCCGTTCCGCCGTCGAATACGGCCTGGCCGCGATGGAACTTGAGGCCGGCGATTCCGGGGTCCGGACCTTCGTCTCGGTGCAGGGGTCCCTGGCCATGACGGCGATCCACAAATGGGGTTCGGAGGACCAGAAGCAGGAGTGGCTCCCCCGGATGGCCGCCGGTGAAGTGATCGGCTGCTTCGCCCTGACCGAACCCACGGCAGGCTCCGATCCGTCCTCGATGACCACTTTTGCCCGCCGGGACGGTACCGGAGATAGCGCCGGCTGGGTCCTGGACGGAGCCAAGCGCTGGATCGGGCTCGCGTCCGTGGCGGGGGTGATGGTGGTGTGGGCCAAGACCGACGACGGCGTCCGCGGCTTCCTGGTGCCTGCCGGGACGCCTGGCGTGACGGCAACGCCCATCGCGCAGAAGCTCTCCATGCGCGCTTCCATCCAGTGCGATGTGGTGTTCGACGCCGTCCGGCTGGGACCGGAGGCGATGCTGCCGGGTGCGCTGGGCCTGCGCGGGCCGTTTACGTGCCTGAACGAGGCCCGCTACGGGATCGTTTGGGGTGCCATGGGCGCCGCGCGTGATTCCTACGAGGCTGCCCTGGCGTATTCCCAGGACCGGCTGCAGTTCGGCAAGCCGCTGGCCGGGTACCAACTCACGCAGGAGAAGCTGGTGAATATGCTGCTGGAGATCCAGAAGGGCACCATGCTGGCCTACTACCTGGGGCGCCTCAAAGACGAAAAGAAGCTGCGGCCCGAGCAGATCTCGCTGGGCAAGCTGAACAATGTGCGTGAGGCCATCAAGATCGCCCGGGAAGCCCGTTCCATCCTCGGCGGCAACGGCATCACGCTGGACTATTCGCCGCTCCGGCACGCTGCCAACCTGGAGTCAGTCCGCACCTACGAGGGCACCGATGAAGTCCACCTGCTGGTGCTGGGCCAGCACATCACAGGCCTCGGCGCCTTCCGGTAG
- a CDS encoding TetR/AcrR family transcriptional regulator, with product MTTNEASRPSRRGPYAKSTERRQAILVAAHAVFAAHGYRGGSLQDVADHVGMSQTSLLHYFPSKSDLLLAVLNWRDSITGDGTIPPDPEETLVDAVIRQARFNEEIPGVIELYTVLCAESVTDAHPGREYFTERFELLRRSYARRFRQLAEEGRLRPGVKPEAAAASLIALWDGIQTQWLLSPESVDMAGCLRGYLELVVLPE from the coding sequence ATGACCACAAACGAGGCGAGCAGGCCCTCCCGGCGGGGACCATATGCGAAGTCGACGGAACGCCGGCAAGCCATCCTTGTTGCCGCGCACGCCGTCTTTGCGGCCCACGGGTACCGCGGGGGCTCCTTGCAGGATGTTGCCGACCACGTCGGAATGAGCCAGACGAGCCTCCTGCATTACTTCCCGTCGAAAAGCGATCTGTTGCTTGCCGTGCTCAACTGGCGCGACTCGATTACCGGAGATGGCACAATACCTCCCGATCCCGAGGAAACGCTCGTTGACGCCGTCATCCGCCAGGCGCGCTTCAACGAAGAGATTCCCGGTGTCATTGAGTTGTACACCGTGCTGTGTGCCGAATCAGTCACGGACGCCCATCCGGGGCGCGAGTACTTCACCGAGCGTTTTGAACTGCTGCGGCGGAGCTACGCCCGTCGGTTTAGGCAGCTCGCCGAGGAAGGGCGGCTGCGCCCCGGCGTGAAGCCGGAAGCCGCCGCGGCATCATTGATTGCCCTCTGGGACGGCATCCAGACACAGTGGCTGCTGTCGCCCGAGAGCGTCGACATGGCAGGGTGCCTGCGTGGCTATCTTGAGCTGGTCGTCCTGCCCGAATAG
- a CDS encoding sugar ABC transporter permease: MLLAPFLILFILTFVLPIFVAVLSSFTKVTRSGLFGETGVKSEFAGFSNYAQALADGSFVASIGRMLLFGIVQVPVMIALCTVLALMLESASVKWPGFFRAAYFLPYGVPGVIATILWSFLYVPGLSPLFDIAGLVGLTPNFLGANSVLWSIANIVTWSYTGYNMLIIVAQLKAIPVELYEAAKVDGASTLRVALSLQLPLIKPALVLTTVFSIIGTLQLFAEAQVLKTVAPAIDSQYTPNLSAYTTAFAYNDYNVASAQAVLIALAAFTLSFAFLKFTNRKSS, from the coding sequence ATGCTCCTCGCGCCGTTCCTCATCCTGTTCATCCTCACGTTTGTCCTCCCGATTTTCGTCGCGGTTCTCTCGAGCTTCACCAAGGTGACCCGCAGCGGACTCTTCGGCGAGACGGGAGTGAAAAGCGAATTTGCCGGGTTCAGCAACTACGCGCAGGCCCTGGCCGATGGCAGCTTCGTCGCCTCGATCGGGCGGATGCTTCTGTTCGGCATAGTTCAGGTACCTGTCATGATCGCCCTCTGCACGGTGCTTGCGCTTATGCTCGAATCAGCGTCGGTCAAATGGCCCGGTTTCTTCCGTGCTGCGTACTTCCTCCCCTATGGTGTGCCGGGCGTCATTGCGACGATCCTGTGGTCATTCCTCTACGTCCCCGGGCTTAGCCCCCTGTTCGACATCGCCGGCCTTGTCGGCCTGACCCCCAATTTCCTCGGGGCAAACAGCGTCCTGTGGTCAATCGCGAACATCGTCACCTGGAGCTACACGGGCTACAACATGCTCATCATTGTGGCCCAGCTGAAGGCCATCCCGGTGGAACTGTATGAGGCCGCGAAAGTCGACGGCGCCTCCACCTTGCGCGTCGCCCTAAGCCTCCAGCTGCCGCTGATCAAACCCGCCCTTGTCCTCACCACGGTCTTTTCGATCATCGGCACCCTGCAGCTGTTCGCCGAAGCCCAGGTCCTGAAAACTGTCGCACCGGCCATCGACAGCCAGTACACACCCAACCTCAGCGCTTACACCACCGCCTTCGCCTACAACGACTACAACGTTGCGTCCGCGCAGGCAGTACTTATTGCCTTGGCAGCGTTCACCCTGTCCTTCGCCTTCCTCAAATTCACGAACAGGAAGTCATCATGA
- a CDS encoding glycoside hydrolase family 2 TIM barrel-domain containing protein translates to MALPAPGRRARNPRGRGVLPAGEAVEGVAEEAFDDSSWDEIAVPAHWVLEGDGRYGRPIYTNVRFPFPTDTPNAPDENPTGDYRRNFELPEAWTEAERILLRFDGVESRYKIWVNGVPIGVGVGSRLAQEFDVTDAVRPGTNVVAVRVHQWSASSYLEDQDQWWLPGIFRDVTLQARPAGGIDDVWLRTSFSGSGDSGAATIDPEITANGAAFPVTLSVPELGVDVTWNSAADVAPVGIDAVEPWSAEIPRLYDATVSSATETLSLRLGFRTVEIVGDRFLVNGRRVVFHGMNRHETHPDRGRVFDEEFARADLALMKQFNVNAIRTSHYPPHPRLLDLADEMGFWVVLECDLETHGFHAQQWAGNPSDDPAWREAFVDRIERTIERDKNHPSIVMWSLGNEAGTGANLAAMAAWAHARDTGRPVHYEGDYSGAYTDVYSRMYSSVPETEAIGRDDSGSLLLGCSAAESARQRTKPFILCEYVHAMGNGPGAIDQYEDLVDRYPRLHGGFVWEWRDHGIRTRTEDGTEFFAYGGDFNEVIHDGNFVMDGMVLSDSTPSPGLFEYKQIVAPIRLGFGTEVPVGTASEGGARRFITVANLRHSADASDVVFQWRTEADGVRSDSGELAVSGTSGRALAAGESVTLALPEFAVSGNGEHWLTLEAVLGKDTDWAPAGHVISAAQLDLSAPAASVQAPRPMASAGRTGSSGAGSVGAGSSKTGSSGTGTVNLGPAVFEEGRLLSLGGLSVAGPRLELWRAPTDNDGGAGRGSYDLGDPWLNNGNGVPAPTSASVWRTAGLDRLTARVEKISANDSGVAVRTRYAPADSADSVTVEEQWELADGELWLRLDILPSAGWDMVWPRIGVRFDLPGSVDGASWFGAGPRESYPDSMHAALIGRYSAAIDDLTVAYAKPQESGHRSAVRSLDLNNAGAPWLKIDILADARGRRPGFTLARHTAQEISAAAHPHELPQSEHSYLYLDAAQHGLGSRACGPDVWPDFALRPEARTLTLRIGTAG, encoded by the coding sequence TTGGCGCTTCCGGCTCCTGGCCGGCGCGCCCGGAACCCCCGGGGCCGGGGCGTCCTGCCCGCCGGCGAGGCTGTGGAGGGCGTCGCCGAGGAGGCCTTCGATGACTCGTCATGGGACGAGATCGCCGTCCCGGCGCACTGGGTGCTGGAAGGCGACGGGCGCTATGGGCGGCCGATCTACACGAATGTGCGTTTTCCCTTCCCCACCGATACACCCAATGCCCCTGATGAGAATCCCACCGGCGACTACCGGCGCAACTTTGAACTGCCGGAGGCCTGGACCGAAGCCGAGCGGATCCTGCTGCGGTTCGACGGCGTCGAATCGCGGTACAAGATATGGGTCAATGGGGTGCCGATCGGGGTCGGCGTCGGGAGCCGGCTGGCTCAGGAGTTCGACGTAACCGATGCCGTGCGCCCGGGGACGAATGTGGTGGCGGTCCGCGTGCACCAGTGGTCGGCGTCGAGCTACCTCGAAGACCAGGACCAGTGGTGGCTGCCTGGCATCTTCCGCGACGTGACGCTCCAGGCGCGGCCGGCAGGCGGCATCGACGACGTCTGGCTGCGCACCTCGTTCAGCGGCTCCGGTGATTCCGGCGCCGCCACAATTGACCCTGAAATCACGGCAAACGGTGCCGCTTTCCCGGTGACGCTGTCCGTTCCGGAGCTGGGCGTGGACGTCACGTGGAACTCCGCGGCGGATGTTGCCCCGGTGGGGATCGACGCCGTCGAACCGTGGTCTGCAGAGATCCCGCGGCTGTATGACGCAACGGTGAGCAGCGCAACCGAAACGCTCTCCCTCCGGCTAGGGTTCCGCACCGTGGAAATCGTCGGGGACCGCTTTCTGGTGAACGGCCGGCGCGTGGTGTTCCACGGGATGAACCGGCATGAGACCCATCCCGACCGGGGCCGCGTCTTCGACGAAGAGTTTGCCCGCGCCGATCTGGCCCTTATGAAGCAGTTCAACGTCAATGCGATCCGCACCAGCCACTATCCCCCGCATCCGCGGCTTCTGGACCTTGCCGATGAAATGGGGTTCTGGGTGGTGCTTGAGTGCGACCTCGAAACGCACGGATTCCATGCCCAGCAATGGGCCGGCAATCCCAGTGACGATCCCGCCTGGCGCGAAGCCTTTGTGGACCGCATCGAGCGCACCATCGAGCGCGACAAGAACCACCCCTCCATTGTCATGTGGTCGCTGGGCAACGAGGCCGGTACGGGCGCCAACCTCGCCGCAATGGCCGCGTGGGCCCATGCCCGCGACACCGGACGCCCCGTGCACTATGAGGGCGATTACAGCGGCGCCTACACGGACGTCTATTCGCGGATGTACTCCTCTGTCCCCGAGACTGAGGCGATCGGACGGGACGACTCCGGCTCTCTGCTGCTCGGCTGTTCCGCCGCCGAGTCGGCACGCCAGCGGACCAAACCCTTCATCCTGTGCGAGTACGTTCATGCGATGGGCAACGGCCCCGGCGCCATCGACCAGTATGAGGACCTCGTTGACCGCTACCCACGGCTGCACGGTGGTTTCGTCTGGGAATGGCGCGACCACGGCATCCGTACACGCACGGAGGACGGAACCGAGTTCTTCGCCTATGGCGGCGATTTCAACGAAGTCATCCACGACGGCAACTTCGTCATGGACGGAATGGTCCTCTCCGATTCGACGCCGAGCCCTGGACTGTTCGAATACAAGCAGATCGTGGCGCCGATCCGTTTGGGCTTCGGCACCGAGGTGCCCGTTGGAACAGCGTCCGAGGGCGGTGCGCGGCGATTCATCACAGTCGCCAACCTGCGGCACTCGGCGGACGCGTCCGACGTCGTGTTCCAGTGGCGGACGGAGGCGGATGGGGTCCGTAGCGACTCGGGCGAACTGGCAGTGTCCGGAACGTCGGGCAGGGCCCTTGCGGCCGGCGAATCAGTGACCCTCGCGCTACCGGAGTTCGCCGTCTCAGGCAACGGCGAGCACTGGCTCACCCTCGAAGCCGTTCTCGGCAAGGACACCGACTGGGCCCCGGCCGGGCACGTTATTTCAGCGGCCCAGCTGGATCTCTCGGCGCCGGCGGCGTCAGTTCAGGCGCCGCGCCCTATGGCTTCCGCCGGCAGGACCGGTTCCTCAGGTGCCGGTTCCGTGGGTGCCGGTTCCTCGAAGACCGGTTCCTCGGGAACCGGAACGGTGAACCTCGGTCCCGCGGTCTTCGAGGAGGGCCGCCTTCTGTCGCTTGGCGGCCTGTCGGTAGCCGGTCCCCGCTTGGAGCTCTGGCGCGCACCGACGGACAACGACGGCGGAGCGGGCCGCGGCAGTTACGATCTCGGCGACCCCTGGCTGAACAACGGAAACGGTGTTCCGGCCCCGACGTCGGCCTCGGTGTGGCGGACAGCAGGCCTGGACCGCCTGACTGCCCGGGTGGAAAAGATCTCGGCGAACGATTCAGGCGTGGCGGTCCGGACACGGTACGCGCCGGCGGACAGCGCCGACTCTGTGACGGTCGAAGAGCAGTGGGAGCTCGCGGATGGGGAGCTGTGGCTGCGCCTGGACATCCTTCCCAGCGCCGGCTGGGACATGGTCTGGCCGCGGATCGGGGTCAGGTTCGATCTGCCCGGCTCCGTCGACGGCGCCTCCTGGTTTGGCGCGGGGCCGCGGGAATCGTATCCGGACAGCATGCACGCGGCACTGATCGGGCGGTATTCGGCAGCAATCGACGACCTCACAGTTGCGTACGCGAAGCCCCAGGAGAGCGGGCACCGCAGTGCCGTGCGTTCACTCGACCTGAACAATGCGGGGGCGCCCTGGCTGAAGATCGACATACTGGCGGATGCCCGCGGGCGCCGGCCCGGTTTCACCTTGGCCCGTCACACCGCACAGGAGATCAGCGCCGCGGCCCATCCCCACGAGTTGCCCCAGAGTGAGCACAGCTACCTCTACCTGGACGCTGCCCAGCATGGTTTGGGTTCACGGGCGTGCGGCCCGGACGTCTGGCCGGACTTCGCGCTTCGTCCGGAGGCCCGCACGCTGACGCTGCGCATCGGGACCGCCGGGTAG
- a CDS encoding carbohydrate ABC transporter permease, with protein sequence MTATVTPTSTSAAPAASNSPAGPVRSVRKGRSSTIIVTGLLLVVALYFLTPVYWVLVAATKSTEDLFSTNGFWFAPTFSLWDNIARVLSYDDGIFVRWFLNSVLYAGVGALLATYFAAAGGYALAKYEFRGRNLVFGTILGGVLVPGTATALPLFLLFSQLGIANTYWSVLLPSLVSPFGLFLCRIYSQATVDTSLIEAARLDGASELRIFHTIGLRVLTPALVTVFLFQLVGIWNNYFLPLVMLSDTGLYPITLGLNTWLSQVDRLPEFYELTTGGVLLSIIPLSIAMVILQRFWRGGLTEGAVK encoded by the coding sequence ATGACTGCAACCGTGACCCCGACGTCGACATCAGCAGCCCCCGCCGCAAGCAATTCTCCCGCCGGGCCGGTCCGTTCGGTCCGCAAAGGCCGTTCGTCCACCATCATCGTCACCGGGCTGCTTCTGGTGGTGGCTTTGTACTTCCTCACCCCCGTGTACTGGGTGCTTGTCGCTGCGACGAAATCCACGGAGGACCTGTTTTCCACCAACGGATTCTGGTTCGCTCCCACCTTCTCCCTGTGGGACAACATTGCCCGCGTACTCAGCTATGACGACGGCATCTTCGTCCGGTGGTTCCTGAACTCGGTGCTGTACGCCGGCGTCGGCGCCCTCCTGGCAACGTACTTCGCTGCTGCGGGCGGCTACGCGCTGGCGAAGTACGAATTCCGTGGCCGGAACCTGGTCTTCGGAACCATCTTGGGCGGCGTGCTGGTACCCGGCACTGCCACGGCGCTGCCGCTCTTCCTGCTGTTCAGCCAACTGGGCATTGCAAACACCTACTGGAGCGTCCTCCTGCCGTCCCTGGTATCGCCGTTCGGGTTGTTCCTGTGCCGGATCTATTCGCAGGCCACGGTGGACACCTCACTGATCGAGGCTGCACGGCTCGACGGCGCCAGCGAACTGCGGATCTTCCACACGATCGGCCTGCGGGTGCTGACCCCGGCCCTCGTCACGGTGTTCCTCTTCCAGCTGGTGGGAATCTGGAACAACTATTTCCTGCCGCTCGTGATGCTTTCCGATACCGGGCTGTATCCGATTACCCTCGGGCTGAACACCTGGCTGAGCCAGGTTGACCGCCTTCCCGAATTCTATGAACTGACAACCGGCGGCGTCTTGCTGTCGATCATCCCGCTCAGCATCGCCATGGTCATCCTGCAGCGCTTCTGGCGCGGCGGGCTTACAGAAGGAGCAGTCAAGTAA
- a CDS encoding MOSC domain-containing protein, whose product METASVLAICRVHQLLADEGNVGVTAIDKRPVKGPVKVHKLGLHGDVQASRVHHGGEDQAIYAYSQDDADYWAKELQRDLPPGIFGENLRVSGIETTGAVIGERWKIGLDVEVEVTSPRVPCAAFQRRMGEQQWVKRFTEAGRIGTYLRVIRTGTVQAGDHIHRLFVPTHGITIGKWFSEPDLESMEALRDADADGEIRLQSEYHDTFEALLRRLGR is encoded by the coding sequence ATGGAAACCGCATCTGTGCTGGCCATCTGCCGCGTCCACCAGCTCCTCGCCGATGAGGGGAACGTGGGGGTCACGGCCATCGACAAGCGGCCGGTGAAAGGTCCCGTTAAAGTCCACAAACTCGGCCTCCACGGTGACGTCCAGGCGAGCCGGGTCCACCATGGCGGGGAGGACCAGGCCATCTACGCCTACTCCCAGGATGATGCCGACTACTGGGCGAAGGAGCTTCAGCGCGACCTCCCGCCCGGGATCTTCGGGGAAAACCTTCGCGTGTCCGGCATCGAGACCACCGGGGCAGTGATCGGGGAACGCTGGAAGATCGGGCTCGACGTCGAAGTTGAAGTCACTTCGCCGCGCGTCCCGTGCGCCGCCTTCCAGCGTCGGATGGGGGAACAGCAATGGGTCAAGCGCTTCACGGAAGCGGGCCGGATTGGTACCTACCTGCGCGTGATCCGCACCGGCACCGTCCAGGCCGGCGACCACATCCACCGGCTTTTCGTGCCGACCCACGGCATCACCATCGGAAAGTGGTTCAGCGAGCCTGACCTTGAGTCTATGGAAGCGTTGCGGGATGCCGACGCCGACGGTGAGATACGCCTCCAGTCCGAGTACCACGACACCTTTGAGGCGCTGCTGCGGCGGCTGGGACGGTAG
- a CDS encoding MFS transporter, whose translation MSATETTRRRRLHPAWTVAAVAFLALVGAAGFRAAPGVLMVPLQQEFGWSTTVLSAAVSINLVLFGLTAPFAAALMEKFGIRAVTATALVLIGAGSALTVLVNQSWQILLTWGLLIGLGTGSMALVFAATIANTWFSKSRGLVIGILTAGSAAGQLVFLPFIALLAQDPGWRQASLLIAAGALAVVPLVLKFLKNSPADVGALPYGETAPEEGTAASAAAAADAVDSGRSSNAAVRALQVLKRASKVRTFWALVAGFAICGATTNGLIGTHFIPSAHDHGMPETTAAGLLAVVGIFDIVGTIASGWLTDRYNPKILLAVYYQFRGIGLLVLPLLLSATIQPSMIVFVVIYGLDWVATVPPTAAICRKTFGADGSVVFGWVFAAHQLGAAAAALGAGVIRDATGQYTYAWFGAAAMCTIAAVISATIRKDKTSKEPVPAAVA comes from the coding sequence ATGAGCGCCACCGAAACAACCCGCCGGCGCCGACTGCACCCCGCGTGGACCGTCGCGGCCGTCGCCTTCCTGGCCTTGGTGGGAGCCGCCGGATTCCGTGCCGCTCCCGGTGTGCTGATGGTGCCCCTGCAGCAGGAGTTCGGCTGGTCCACTACCGTTCTGTCCGCAGCCGTCAGCATCAACCTGGTGCTGTTTGGCCTGACCGCCCCCTTCGCCGCGGCCCTGATGGAAAAGTTCGGGATCCGGGCCGTCACCGCCACCGCCCTCGTGCTGATCGGCGCCGGCAGCGCGCTCACGGTGCTGGTCAACCAGTCCTGGCAGATCCTCCTGACCTGGGGCCTGTTGATTGGGCTCGGCACAGGGTCCATGGCGCTAGTCTTCGCCGCCACCATCGCCAACACCTGGTTCTCCAAGAGCCGGGGCCTGGTGATCGGCATCCTCACCGCCGGCAGTGCCGCGGGCCAGCTGGTCTTCCTGCCGTTCATCGCCTTGCTGGCCCAGGATCCGGGCTGGCGGCAGGCCTCGCTGCTGATCGCCGCCGGCGCGCTGGCGGTGGTGCCGCTGGTGCTGAAGTTCCTCAAGAACTCACCGGCCGACGTCGGCGCCTTGCCTTACGGTGAAACGGCCCCTGAGGAGGGAACGGCTGCGTCCGCTGCCGCGGCAGCGGACGCCGTGGACAGCGGGCGGAGCAGCAACGCCGCGGTGCGCGCCCTCCAGGTGCTCAAGCGGGCCAGCAAAGTGCGGACGTTCTGGGCGCTGGTGGCAGGTTTTGCGATCTGCGGCGCAACCACGAACGGGCTGATCGGCACCCACTTCATCCCCTCCGCCCACGACCACGGCATGCCCGAAACCACCGCGGCCGGACTGCTCGCCGTCGTCGGGATCTTTGACATCGTGGGCACCATCGCCTCAGGCTGGCTGACCGACCGGTACAACCCCAAGATCCTGCTGGCCGTCTACTACCAGTTCCGGGGGATCGGCCTGCTGGTGCTGCCGCTGCTCCTGAGCGCCACCATCCAGCCGAGCATGATTGTTTTTGTGGTGATCTACGGCCTGGACTGGGTGGCGACTGTGCCGCCCACCGCCGCGATCTGCCGGAAGACGTTCGGCGCAGACGGCAGCGTGGTGTTCGGCTGGGTGTTCGCGGCCCACCAGCTGGGCGCGGCCGCTGCTGCCCTCGGCGCCGGCGTCATCCGGGACGCCACCGGCCAGTACACCTACGCCTGGTTCGGCGCGGCGGCCATGTGCACCATCGCCGCAGTGATCAGCGCGACCATCCGCAAGGACAAAACATCCAAGGAACCCGTCCCGGCAGCGGTGGCGTAA